The following nucleotide sequence is from Gammaproteobacteria bacterium.
CGGGCCGGTCTCCGGGCTTTCGAGCGGATTACAGATGGTCCTGCAATCCACGCCGCTCGCCTTCCTGCCCTGAGACAGTGGCTGCCTTCACGCGTATTACGCTGGCGTGAGCGGCGTTTGACTCGATTACCGTTGCGGGGGCAGCGCCGGAATTGCACCGGCTTCCCGTTCACCCGACGAATCGCCCCGCACTATACCACCGTCGTTCCGGGGGCCGCCTGCGCGCCGGGCTGTATAGAATGCGCCCGCATAGAGCGGGCACACCGTGGCGCTTCCCCTGAACAATCCCTCCAACTGGCCGGCACTGCTGGTTCTGGCGCTGATACGCATGACGGCAGCCTTGCCCCACCGCCTGCGCCTTGCCATTGGCCGCGTGGCAGGCCGTCTGGCCATGCGGTTCATGAGGAATCGCCGGGCTATTGCACTGCGCAATCTTCAGTTGTGCTTTCCCGAGTGGTCGGATGCGCGGAGGAAGGCGGTGCTCAGGGCGCATTTCGAGTCGTTGGGAATGGGACTGGTGGAACTGGCCATGGCCGCCTGGTGTTCCGACCAACAGGTACGCGAACTGGTCGAGGTGAAGGGCGACGAGCATCTTGGCCACGCGCTCCGCGAGGGCCGGGGCGTCATCGCGATGAGCGGGCATTTCCCGGCGTTGGAATTCACCGCCCGGGCGCTGAACTTTCCGCCTTCGGGACTGGTGGCTGTCTACCGGCCGGGCGGCAACGCCGTATTCGCTTACCTGGTCAATCGCGCCCGGTTGAGGACCGCTTCCGACACGCTTTCCAAATACGACGTGCGCGGCATGGTAAAGGCGTTGCGTTCCGGGGCGGTGCTCTGGTACGCGGGCGACCAGATGACGGACGCCAAATCCGCCGAACTGGCGCCGTTCTTCGGAGAACCCGCGATGACCGGAACTGCGCTCGGCCGGTTGGCGCGGATCAGTGGCGCGCCCGTCGTGCCCTGGTTTACCCGCCGACTGCACGACGGCAGATACCAGGTGGAAATGTTCCCCGCTCTTGAAGGCCTGTCCGGAGATTCTCCGCAGGAAGAAGCGG
It contains:
- a CDS encoding lipid A biosynthesis acyltransferase; amino-acid sequence: MALPLNNPSNWPALLVLALIRMTAALPHRLRLAIGRVAGRLAMRFMRNRRAIALRNLQLCFPEWSDARRKAVLRAHFESLGMGLVELAMAAWCSDQQVRELVEVKGDEHLGHALREGRGVIAMSGHFPALEFTARALNFPPSGLVAVYRPGGNAVFAYLVNRARLRTASDTLSKYDVRGMVKALRSGAVLWYAGDQMTDAKSAELAPFFGEPAMTGTALGRLARISGAPVVPWFTRRLHDGRYQVEMFPALEGLSGDSPQEEAERVNALVEREVRKAPEQYYWIHRRFKRRPAPLPDPYE